A single Diceros bicornis minor isolate mBicDic1 chromosome 7, mDicBic1.mat.cur, whole genome shotgun sequence DNA region contains:
- the LOC131409071 gene encoding olfactory receptor 52Z1P-like — MAPFFYNHTNPQDMWYVLIGIPGLEDLHIWISIPVYSMYIVAVVGNVFLIFLIMTEHSLHEPIYLFLSMLALADVLLSTATAPKMLAVFWFHSMDISFGSCVSQMFLIHFIFVTESAILLAMAFDRYVAICYPLRRTTILTSSVIGKIGIAAVVRSFIICFPFIFLVHRLMFCGRNVIPHSYCEHMDIARLACDDISVNIIYGLTVALLSTGLDIVFILMSYTMILCTVFQIPSWAARFKALNTCGSHICIILMFYAPAFFSFFAHRFGIETIPHHIHILVANFYVVVPPMLNPIIYGMKSKQIQDRVILLFSSISTCY; from the coding sequence ATGGCTCCTTTCTTTTACAATCACACCAATCCCCAGGATATGTGGTATGTCCTGATCGGAATCCCAGGACTAGAAGATTTGCACATCTGGATCTCCATCCCTGTCTATTCTATGTACATTGTGGCCGTTGTAGGCAATGTCTTCTTGATCTTCCTGATCATGACTGAGCACAGTCTCCATGAGCCCATCTATCTCTTCCTTTCCATGCTGGCCTTAGCAGATGTCTTGCTTTCCACAGCCACAGCCCCTAAGATGCTGGCCGTCTTCTGGTTCCATTCCATGGATATATCCTTTGGTAGCTGTGTATCCCAGATGTTCTTAATACATTTTATCTTTGTAACAGAATCTGCCATTCTCCTGGCCATGGCATTcgatcgctatgtggccatctgttaCCCACTAAGGCGCACTACAATCTTAACCTCCTCAGTCATTGGGAAGATTGGCATAGCAGCTGTGGTCAGAAGCTTTATCATCTGCTTTCCCTTCATCTTCCTGGTACACCGACTTATGTTTTGTGGGAGAAATGTCATTCCCCATTCCTACTGTGAGCACATGGACATTGCCAGATTGGCATGTGACGATATCAGTGTCAACATAATTTATGGACTGACTGTGGCCCTACTGTCTACAGGACTGGATATAGTGTTCATCCTCATGTCCTACACCATGATCCTTTGCACAGTGTTTCAGATACCCTCCTGGGCTGCCAGATTCAAGGCTCTTAACACGTGTGGTTCCCATATCTGTATCATACTTATGTTCTATGCCCcagcattcttttcattttttgcccATCGCTTTGGGATTGAAACCATCCCTCACCACATCCACATTCTAGTAGCCAACTTCTATGTGGTGGTGCCCCCTATGCTCAACCCCATCATTTATGGGATGAAGAGCAAACAGATTCAAGATCGAGtgattttgcttttctcttccaTCAGCACATGTTATTAA